The following are encoded in a window of Oreochromis aureus strain Israel breed Guangdong linkage group 10, ZZ_aureus, whole genome shotgun sequence genomic DNA:
- the gabrg2 gene encoding gamma-aminobutyric acid receptor subunit gamma-2 isoform X6, giving the protein MVMMASPKSAFKCSIPMAKPSLPLKLLFWVFIVVNHSTSSVQSDDDDEVSNKTWVLTPKVYESDVTHILNSLLDGYDNKLRPDIGVKPTVIHTDMFVNSIGPVNAINMEYTIDIFFAQTWYDRRLKFNSTMKVLRLNSNMVGKIWIPDTFFRNSKKADAHWITTPNRMLRIWNDGRILYTLRLTIDAECQLKLNNFPMDEHSCPLEFSSYGYPREEIVYKWKRSSVEVGDIRSWRLYQFSFVGLRNTSEIVRTVSASAVTSDIHDP; this is encoded by the exons ATGGTGATGATGGCTTCGCCAAAATCAGCCTTCAAATGCTCGATACCGATGGCGAAGCCTTCCCTCCCGCTGAAGCTGCTTTTCTGGGTGTTTATTGTCGTGAATCACTCTACAAG TTCCGTCCAGAGCGATGACGATGATGAGGTGTCTAACAAGACGTGGGTCCTGACTCCCAAAGTGTATGAGAGTGATGTCACACACATCCTAAACAGCCTACTAGATGGATATGACAACAAACTCAGACCTGACATCGGAG TCAAGCCAACAGTGATCCACACAGACATGTTTGTCAACAGCATTGGACCAGTGAATGCCATCAATATG GAATACACCATCGACATCTTTTTTGCTCAGACCTGGTACGACAGAAGATTAAAATTCAACAGCACGATGAAGGTTCTACGTCTCAACAGCAACATGGTTGGAAAAATATGGATCCCAGATACTTTCTTTCGCAACTCAAAGAAGGCCGATGCCCACTGGATCACCACACCCAATCGCATGCTCAGGATATGGAATGACGGCAGAATACTTTACACGCTGAG GTTGACCATCGATGCCGAGTGCCAGCTTAAACTGAACAACTTCCCTATGGATGAACACTCGTGCCCCCTGGAGTTTTCAAGCT ATGGCTACCCCAGGGAGGAGATTGTGTACAAGTGGAAAAGGAGCTCAGTGGAGGTTGGGGACATTCGCTCCTGGAGGCTCTATCAGTTCTCCTTTGTGGGCCTGAGGAACACCTCTGAGATTGTCAGGACTGTGTCTG CATCTGCTGTCACCTCCGATATACATGACCCTTGA
- the gabrg2 gene encoding gamma-aminobutyric acid receptor subunit gamma-2 isoform X7 encodes MVMMASPKSAFKCSIPMAKPSLPLKLLFWVFIVVNHSTSSVQSDDDDEVSNKTWVLTPKVYESDVTHILNSLLDGYDNKLRPDIGVKPTVIHTDMFVNSIGPVNAINMEYTIDIFFAQTWYDRRLKFNSTMKVLRLNSNMVGKIWIPDTFFRNSKKADAHWITTPNRMLRIWNDGRILYTLRLTIDAECQLKLNNFPMDEHSCPLEFSSYGYPREEIVYKWKRSSVEVGDIRSWRLYQFSFVGLRNTSEIVRTVSDEDI; translated from the exons ATGGTGATGATGGCTTCGCCAAAATCAGCCTTCAAATGCTCGATACCGATGGCGAAGCCTTCCCTCCCGCTGAAGCTGCTTTTCTGGGTGTTTATTGTCGTGAATCACTCTACAAG TTCCGTCCAGAGCGATGACGATGATGAGGTGTCTAACAAGACGTGGGTCCTGACTCCCAAAGTGTATGAGAGTGATGTCACACACATCCTAAACAGCCTACTAGATGGATATGACAACAAACTCAGACCTGACATCGGAG TCAAGCCAACAGTGATCCACACAGACATGTTTGTCAACAGCATTGGACCAGTGAATGCCATCAATATG GAATACACCATCGACATCTTTTTTGCTCAGACCTGGTACGACAGAAGATTAAAATTCAACAGCACGATGAAGGTTCTACGTCTCAACAGCAACATGGTTGGAAAAATATGGATCCCAGATACTTTCTTTCGCAACTCAAAGAAGGCCGATGCCCACTGGATCACCACACCCAATCGCATGCTCAGGATATGGAATGACGGCAGAATACTTTACACGCTGAG GTTGACCATCGATGCCGAGTGCCAGCTTAAACTGAACAACTTCCCTATGGATGAACACTCGTGCCCCCTGGAGTTTTCAAGCT ATGGCTACCCCAGGGAGGAGATTGTGTACAAGTGGAAAAGGAGCTCAGTGGAGGTTGGGGACATTCGCTCCTGGAGGCTCTATCAGTTCTCCTTTGTGGGCCTGAGGAACACCTCTGAGATTGTCAGGACTGTGTCTG ATGAGGACATCTAG